In one Brassica oleracea var. oleracea cultivar TO1000 chromosome C9, BOL, whole genome shotgun sequence genomic region, the following are encoded:
- the LOC106317168 gene encoding rho GDP-dissociation inhibitor 1-like — MGLDDENKKGEASGETSDRENRLSRMNSESSLSEEDEERKPELGPMIALKEQLEKDKDDESLRRWKEQLIGVVDFEDVGETPDPVVKILHLTVRSPDREEMVLTIPDDGVPNPKGPWFTIKEGSKYTLVFNFRVTNNIVSGLRYNNTVWKTGVKVDSTKAMLGTFSPQAEPYQHVMPEETTPSGIFARGTYSARTKFVDDDNKCYLEINYTFDIRKNWQ, encoded by the exons ATGGGTCTGGATGATGAAAATAAGAAAGGAGAAGCTTCAGGAGAAACATCAGATAGAGAAAATAGGCTAAGCAGAATGAACAGTGAAAGCTCTTTGTCTGAAGAAGACGAAGAGAGGAAGCCCGAACTCGGCCCCATGATCGCTCTCAAAGAACAGCTCGAGAAAGATAAG GATGATGAAAGCTTGAGGAGATGGAAGGAGCAGCTTATCGGGGTCGTGGATTTTGAAGACGTCGGAG AGACACCGGATCCTGTAGTAAAGATCCTACACTTGACAGTTAGGTCTCCAGACAGAGAGGAGATGGTATTGACGATACCTGATGATGGAGTGCCAAACCCGAAAGGTCCTTGGTTCACCATAAAGGAAGGATCCAAGTACACACTTGTCTTCAACTTCCGTGTCACCAACAATATCGTTTCGGGACTTCGCTACAACAATACCGTTTGGAAAACCGGCGTCAAGG TGGATAGTACGAAAGCAATGCTTGGAACTTTTAGTCCTCAAGCTGAGCCTTACCAACATGTAATGCCTGAAGAAACGACCCCGTCTGGTATTTTTGCTAGAGGAACCTATTCCGCAAGGACGAAG TTCGTTGATGACGATAATAAATGCTACTTGGAGATCAACTACACCTTCGACATCCGCAAGAATTGGCAATGA
- the LOC106316488 gene encoding serine/threonine-protein kinase HT1: MSGSCFNPFRLRRSLRPQFPPEPSFPVLSANPSSSRTNRYAESETMEKKRFDSMESWSMILESENVETWEASKGEREEWTADLSQLFIGNKFASGAHSRIYRGIYKQRAVAVKMVRIPTHKEETRAKLEQQFKSEVALLSRLFHPNIVQFIAACKKPPVYCIITEYMSQGNLRMYLNKKEPYSLSIETVLRLALDISRGMEYLHSQGVIHRDLKSNNLLLNDEMRVKVADFGTSCLETQCREAKGNMGTYRWMAPEMIKEKPYTRKVDVYSFGIVLWELTTALLPFQGMTPVQAAFAVAEKNERPPLPASCQPALAHLIKRCWSENPSKRPDFSNIVAVLEKYDECVKEGLPLTSHASLTKTKNAILDRLKGCVSAISSPSSSSSLPVNA; the protein is encoded by the exons ATGTCTGGTTCATGTTTCAACCCGTTTCGTCTCAGGCGGTCTCTGAGACCCCAATTCCCTCCAGAGCCTTCCTTCCCCGTATTATCCGCTAACCCGTCTTCCTCCAGAACCAACCGGTATGCAGAAAGTGAGACGATGGAGAAGAAGAGATTCGATAGTATGGAGTCTTGGTCTATGATCCTAGAGTCCGAGAACGTGGAGACATGGGAAGCGTCTAAAGGGGAAAGAGAAGAATGGACTGCAGATCTCTCGCAGCTATTTATCGGAAACAAATTTGCTTCCGGAGCACACAGCCGGATTTACAGAGGGATCTACAAGCAGAGAGCCGTCGCTGTGAAGATGGTGAGGATCCCTACACACAAGGAAGAGACAAGGGCTAAACTCGAACAACAGTTTAAGTCCGAGGTTGCTCTGCTTTCTCGTCTCTTTCACCCTAACATCGTCCAG TTTATTGCGGCGTGCAAGAAACCGCCGGTATACTGCATAATAACAGAGTACATGTCACAAGGTAATCTCCGAATGTACCTCAACAAGAAGGAACCTTACTCGCTCTCGATTGAGACCGTACTAAGGCTAGCTCTAGACATCTCGAGAGGAATGGAGTATCTTCACTCGCAGGGTGTTATCCACAGAGACCTAAAGTCCAACAACTTACTTTTGAATGATGAAATGAGAGTTAAAGTTGCAGATTTTGGGACTTCTTGTCTTGAGACGCAATGCAGAGAGGCCAAGGGTAATATGGGAACTTATCGATGGATGGCTCCAGAGATGATCAAGGAGAAACCTTACACAAGGAAAGTCGATGTTTATAGCTTCGGTATCGTTCTATGGGAACTCACCACTGCCTTGCTTCCATTCCAAGGCATGACTCCCGTGCAAGCCGCGTTTGCAGTCGCTGAAAAG AACGAGAGACCGCCATTACCGGCTAGCTGTCAGCCAGCGCTAGCTCACCTGATCAAGAGGTGCTGGTCGGAGAACCCTTCGAAGCGACCGGACTTCTCAAACATTGTGGCGGTGCTAGAGAAGTACGACGAGTGTGTTAAAGAAGGACTGCCTTTGACGTCACATGCAAGCCTGACGAAGACCAAAAACGCGATTCTTGATCGACTTAAAGGCTGCGTCTCAGCCATCAGCTCACCATCTTCGTCCTCCTCTCTTCCTGTAAATGCCTAG